A single genomic interval of Sphaerodactylus townsendi isolate TG3544 linkage group LG08, MPM_Stown_v2.3, whole genome shotgun sequence harbors:
- the AKAP4 gene encoding A-kinase anchor protein 4 — MEQEIDWLHSQAGLCKVDLYSAQSQKDQDRKVICFVDVSSLNTSQDQNSKRPKVAPPSPDLDLRNLEEKEVIVIKDNEKNNHSNTEGAVCLFKQGSSEELNVVSWLSNDLQKYALGFQHALTPSRPHKSAQDFSATDRMSQGSDSSFRGSSSQRGDDLSYYVNKLCSLVVQMAHKEMKDKLESSGRCIRQSINSHGSGSKLTSGEEYGKPSPKMSHDDAQKASLFYGEMSNQANQNGYRQGQDRQVCQRKPSGQADDASVSKGLMVYANQVASDMMFSFMKTMKVQKGKHPPPACVVLKKVLLKHTRDVISDLIDSTMKNLHNVTGVLMTDSDFVNTVKKNLFNAGTQKSTEILEAMVKRLFKALAGDDKQKSQSLAFAALKAGCQSASRSQGLQFASLKGEMHGGPGRDRGNGQMRPHQSGSKGSDKHCSMDVYAKDLIVTALMLIQQHLLEKNKDQGVRETNTTSFGYVHDKSGGSKYGQKHGGGRQDAQLESQKGDISSILLSIIQKVLREAGFSSDEGSPDRGYKQPPFTDNRQQRSFSKSNGSPEMHDNMEQINKQFIDQLVESVMKLCMLMANGSDFDGRGHGRQLGSAGSEVIVNNQNSNNSSHNRELQAVLQWLVASQFNVPNLTFMNEQDGDLAKLPQLADKAAKKGYSVGDIVQEIMKYYEKQQTDAMSGQMPRCGLVDYLLANL; from the coding sequence ATGGAACAAGAGATTGACTGGTTACACAGTCAAGCCGGCCTTTGCAAAGTAGACCTCTACAGTGCCCAAAGTCAGAAGGATCAGGATCGTAAAGTGATCTGCTTTGTTGACGTCTCCAGCCTTAACACAAGCCAAGACCAGAACAGCAAGAGACCGAAGgttgctcccccttcccctgacCTTGACCTGCGTAATCTCGAAGAGAAGGAAGTCATTGTAATAAAGGATAACGAGAAAAACAACCACTCCAACACCGAAGGAGCCGTTTGCCTTTTCAAGCAAGGCTCCTCTGAAGAACTGAACGTTGTGAGCTGGCTCAGCAACGACCTTCAGAAATACGCGCTTGGGTTCCAGCATGCACTAACCCCCTCCAGGCCTCATAAATCCGCtcaagatttttctgcaaccGACAGGATGTCCCAGGGTAGCGACTCGTCGTTTAGAGGCTCCAGTAGTCAAAGAGGAGATGACCTTTCCTATTATGTTAACAAGCTGTGTTCCTTGGTGGTTCAAATGGCACATAAAGAAATGAAGGATAAACTCGAAAGCAGCGGGAGGTGCATCCGCCAGTCGATTAATTCCCACGGTTCTGGAAGCAAGCTTACATCCGGTGAGGAATACGGTAAGCCATCCCCCAAGATGTCTCATGACGACGCCCAAAAGGCTTCGCTCTTTTATGGAGAGATGTCCAATCAGGCTAACCAGAATGGCTACAGACAGGGGCAAGACAGGCAGGTGTGTCAAAGGAAACCGTCGGGACAGGCAGACGATGCTTCCGTAAGCAAAGGGCTGATGGTGTACGCAAACCAGGTGGCTTCGGATATGATGTTCTCATTTATGAAGACCATGAAGGTCCAGAAAGGCAAGCATCCTCCCCCAGCTTGCGTCGTCTTAAAGAAAGTACTCCTGAAACATACCAGAGATGTCATATCTGATTTAATTGACTCCACCATGAAAAACCTTCACAACGTCACAGGGGTACTCATGACAGACTCAGACTTCGTTAACACGGTGAAGAAGAACCTGTTCAACGCAGGAACACAGAAGTCGACTGAAATTCTGGAAGCAATGGTGAAGCGCCTGTTTAAAGCGTTGGCCGGGGACGACAAGCAAAAATCTCAAAGCCTTGCATTTGCAGCACTGAAGGCAGGTTGCCAATCAGCCTCAAGATCTCAGGGGCTCCAGTTTGCGTCGCTGAAAGGTGAAATGCACGGCGGCCCAGGGAGGGACAGGGGGAATGGACAAATGAGACCTCATCAAAGTGGAAGCAAAGGCTCAGACAAGCACTGCTCAATGGATGTGTATGCTAAGGACCTTATTGTAACAGCGTTAATGTTGATTCAGCAACACCTTCTAGAAAAAAACAAGGACCAAGGTGTCCGTGAGACCAACACCACATCATTTGGCTACGTTCATGACAAGTCTGGCGGTTCCAAATATGGCCAAAAACATGGCGGGGGAAGGCAAGACGCTCAGCTTGAATCCCAAAAAGGGGATATATCAAGTATTCTCTTGTCAATCATCCAGAAAGTACTGAGGGAAGCTGGATTCAGTTCAGACGAAGGGTCCCCCGATAGGGGCTATAAGCAGCCTCCCTTTACTGACAACAGACAGCAACGGTCCTTTTCAAAATCAAACGGGAGCCCGGAGATGCATGACAACatggaacaaataaacaaacagtttaTTGATCAGCTGGTAGAATCTGTGATGAAGCTGTGCATGCTGATGGCCAATGGCAGCGACTTCGACGGAAGAGGCCACGGAAGACAGCTGGGTTCAGCAGGTTCTGAAGTGATTGTGAACAACCAGAATTCCAACAACAGTTCACACAACAGGGAGCTGCAAGCTGTGCTCCAATGGCTGGTTGCTTCACAATTCAATGTGCCAAACCTGACATTCATGAACGAGCAAGATGGTGACTTGGCCAAGCTTCCACAGCTGGCTGACAAAGCAGCCAAGAAAGGCTACAGCGTGGGAGACATTGTTCAGGAGATAATGAAGTACTACGAGAAACAGCAAACGGATGCCATGTCAGGACAGATGCCTCGGTGTGGACTGGTCGATTACTTGCTTGCTAACCTGTAA